One genomic window of Xanthobacter dioxanivorans includes the following:
- a CDS encoding TolC family protein, with amino-acid sequence MAPFPFGMVLAIPLALLLGGCVTFTPDGGMAPVANQVSAETGGQVVKVTSEEEAAMVRARVTVLLSRPLDARAALQIALLNNRGLQAQYNALGISEAAYVAASLPPNPSFGVERLNGGGELDVERRLVANILALLTLPARSEIAGIQFEAARQRAIEATFRTAAEARRAYYRAVAARQTETFLEKARLTADAAADLTVKLGETGAATKLDQARASAFYAEVSNELAQARLRSATDREALTRQLGLWGSDIGYKLPAQLPRLPGRIRTASQVEMEAVRKRTDLIAARLELDAMAKSLGLTQATRFVSLLEGGYRGNYQRADGETLRPQGFELEVQVPIFDLGETNVRRAQETYMQAVNHLMEKAVNVRSEARGAYVTYRASYDIARQYQAKILPLRKTINEQALLEYNGMLMDVFELLTTERESIDSNVAAIAAQRDFFLAEVDFQTAIIGGGAGGGETVLASAAASASD; translated from the coding sequence ATGGCTCCGTTTCCTTTCGGGATGGTGCTTGCCATCCCGCTCGCGCTGCTGCTGGGCGGCTGCGTGACCTTCACTCCCGATGGCGGGATGGCGCCCGTCGCCAACCAGGTCTCGGCAGAGACTGGCGGGCAGGTGGTGAAGGTCACCTCCGAGGAGGAGGCCGCGATGGTGCGGGCGCGCGTAACCGTGCTCCTGTCCCGGCCCCTCGATGCGCGGGCGGCGCTCCAGATCGCCCTCCTCAACAACCGGGGGCTCCAGGCACAGTACAACGCCCTTGGCATCTCCGAGGCCGCCTATGTGGCGGCGAGCCTTCCGCCCAATCCCTCCTTCGGTGTGGAGCGGCTGAATGGCGGCGGGGAGCTCGACGTGGAACGTCGCCTCGTCGCGAACATTCTGGCCCTGCTGACGCTTCCCGCACGCAGCGAGATCGCCGGGATCCAGTTCGAGGCCGCCCGCCAACGCGCCATTGAGGCCACCTTTAGGACCGCCGCCGAGGCACGGCGGGCCTATTACCGGGCCGTGGCCGCGCGGCAGACGGAAACCTTCCTGGAGAAGGCCCGCCTGACGGCGGACGCGGCCGCCGACCTCACCGTCAAGCTCGGCGAGACGGGGGCGGCGACCAAGCTGGACCAGGCGCGGGCCAGCGCCTTTTATGCCGAGGTTTCGAACGAGCTCGCCCAGGCACGGTTGCGCTCCGCCACGGACCGGGAGGCCCTGACGCGGCAGCTCGGCCTATGGGGCAGCGACATCGGCTACAAGCTGCCGGCCCAGCTCCCCCGGCTGCCAGGACGGATCAGGACGGCATCCCAAGTCGAAATGGAGGCTGTCCGGAAGCGCACGGACCTCATCGCCGCGCGTCTCGAGCTCGACGCGATGGCGAAGTCCCTCGGCCTTACGCAGGCGACGCGCTTCGTCTCCCTGCTCGAGGGGGGATACCGGGGCAACTACCAGCGCGCGGATGGGGAAACCCTGCGTCCCCAGGGCTTCGAGCTGGAGGTGCAGGTGCCGATCTTCGACCTCGGCGAGACCAATGTCCGCCGCGCGCAGGAGACTTACATGCAGGCGGTGAACCATCTCATGGAGAAAGCGGTGAATGTCCGCTCGGAGGCGAGGGGCGCCTACGTCACCTACCGCGCGAGCTACGACATCGCCCGCCAGTACCAGGCGAAGATCCTGCCGCTGCGCAAGACCATCAACGAGCAGGCACTGCTGGAATACAACGGCATGCTCATGGACGTCTTCGAGCTCCTTACGACGGAACGCGAGAGCATCGACAGCAACGTCGCCGCCATCGCCGCGCAGCGCGACTTCTTCCTGGCGGAGGTGGATTTCCAGACAGCCATCATCGGCGGCGGTGCGGGAGGCGGAGAGACCGTGCTCGCGTCCGCGGCTGCCAGTGCCAGCGACTGA
- a CDS encoding GNAT family N-acetyltransferase, whose translation MLDWREEPIGRHHDRKAFDCGTSELNEYLRRHARQNHEGGGSKTFVAVAPSAPETIFGYYSISPASIAFSKVPAPLTKGLGRYEVAVYRLARLAVALPQQGQGLGGDLLLAAGARALAVAAQVGGVALAIDAKDEKAARWYKRFGAMPLLDSSPLSLILPFKTIIDALDAAQGE comes from the coding sequence GTGCTTGACTGGCGCGAAGAACCCATCGGACGCCATCATGACCGCAAGGCATTCGATTGCGGCACTTCGGAACTGAACGAATATCTGCGCCGGCACGCCCGGCAGAACCATGAGGGCGGCGGCTCAAAGACCTTCGTGGCGGTGGCTCCATCCGCTCCCGAGACGATCTTTGGCTACTACTCCATCAGCCCCGCCTCGATTGCCTTCTCAAAAGTCCCTGCTCCCTTGACCAAGGGCTTGGGGCGCTACGAGGTCGCCGTGTATCGCCTTGCCCGTCTGGCTGTTGCGCTTCCACAACAGGGTCAGGGACTTGGGGGCGATCTTTTGCTTGCGGCGGGTGCGAGGGCGCTTGCCGTAGCCGCTCAGGTCGGAGGCGTGGCGCTGGCTATCGACGCCAAGGACGAGAAGGCGGCGCGCTGGTACAAGCGCTTCGGTGCGATGCCCTTGCTCGACAGCAGCCCGCTTAGCCTGATCCTGCCATTCAAGACCATCATCGATGCTCTGGACGCCGCGCAGGGCGAATAA
- a CDS encoding recombinase family protein has protein sequence MPHIPLYACYSSENQRDASIKDQLCQCRERAVREGWTVVGTYSDRAISGSSMIWAGIQALLADAQAGRFDMVLSGALERISRDQEDVAAVFKRLRFAGVSIVTLSEGGINELHVGLKGTMNALFLKDLAIKTHRGQRGRVEAGKAGSGRAAYGYRTVHQLDADGEPIRGE, from the coding sequence ATGCCCCATATTCCCCTTTACGCTTGCTATTCGTCTGAAAACCAGCGCGACGCCTCTATCAAGGACCAGTTGTGCCAGTGCCGCGAGCGGGCGGTGCGCGAGGGCTGGACCGTGGTGGGGACCTATTCCGACCGGGCCATCTCGGGATCGTCCATGATCTGGGCGGGCATTCAGGCGTTGCTTGCCGACGCGCAGGCAGGCCGCTTCGACATGGTGCTGTCCGGGGCGCTGGAACGCATCAGCCGCGATCAGGAAGACGTGGCAGCCGTGTTTAAGCGCCTGCGCTTCGCGGGCGTCTCCATCGTCACCCTGTCCGAAGGCGGGATCAACGAGCTTCATGTCGGCCTGAAGGGCACGATGAACGCGCTGTTCCTGAAAGACCTCGCCATCAAGACCCATCGCGGCCAGCGCGGGCGCGTGGAGGCTGGTAAGGCCGGCAGCGGCCGAGCCGCATACGGCTATCGCACCGTTCACCAGCTCGACGCCGATGGCGAGCCGATCCGGGGCGAGTGA
- a CDS encoding tyrosine-type recombinase/integrase: MARIPTPERLPVVLSTEEVALLLAHAPNLKYRAVLSIAYGCGLWVSEVAHLKVADIDSARMLIRVEQGKGRKDRYVMLAPDLLDLLRRWWKERRPQDWLFPGLHLIDF; encoded by the coding sequence ATGGCGCGCATCCCGACGCCTGAGCGCCTGCCCGTGGTGCTGAGCACCGAGGAGGTGGCGCTGCTGCTTGCCCATGCGCCGAACCTCAAGTACAGAGCCGTGCTCAGCATCGCCTATGGCTGCGGCCTGTGGGTGTCGGAGGTGGCCCACCTCAAAGTCGCCGATATCGACAGCGCGCGGATGCTGATCCGGGTCGAGCAGGGCAAGGGACGCAAGGACCGCTACGTGATGCTCGCGCCCGATCTGCTCGATCTGCTGCGTCGCTGGTGGAAGGAGCGGCGGCCGCAGGACTGGCTGTTCCCCGGACTGCACTTGATTGATTTTTAA
- a CDS encoding recombinase family protein: MRRIFRECASGRSPKEIAFQLNREGVSGLRNRPWIDATIRGDPAAGTGILNNELYARVLGWNRQRFIKNPETGTRISRVNPESAWIRTEVPHLRIVDDALWQAVRERDISAMFGPNLATTREGRAKRLHLTNRPATLLSGLLTCGCCGGRISMVMTMSDSRQRTKPKPLPR, encoded by the coding sequence GTGCGCCGCATCTTCCGTGAATGCGCCAGCGGCAGAAGCCCCAAGGAGATCGCATTCCAGTTGAACCGGGAGGGCGTCTCCGGTCTGCGGAACCGTCCTTGGATCGACGCCACCATTCGCGGCGATCCCGCCGCCGGCACGGGCATCCTTAACAACGAACTCTATGCCAGGGTTCTGGGCTGGAATCGGCAGCGGTTCATCAAGAACCCGGAGACGGGCACGCGCATATCGCGCGTGAACCCGGAAAGCGCGTGGATCAGGACCGAGGTTCCGCATCTGCGGATCGTGGACGATGCGCTCTGGCAGGCCGTACGCGAGCGCGATATCTCCGCGATGTTCGGCCCCAACCTCGCCACCACCCGCGAGGGACGGGCAAAAAGACTACATCTGACGAACCGGCCCGCCACCCTTCTTTCGGGCTTGCTCACGTGCGGCTGCTGCGGCGGCAGGATCAGCATGGTGATGACGATGTCGGATTCCCGCCAGAGGACTAAACCTAAACCGCTGCCGCGGTAA
- a CDS encoding phage integrase N-terminal SAM-like domain-containing protein has product MIEDMTIRLFGDHTKRDYVRQVAEFIAFLGWSPDQAEPEDLRLHQLHLASLGASYARMNLACTALRFFFHITPGGGWRSHGAHPDA; this is encoded by the coding sequence ATGATCGAGGATATGACCATCCGTCTGTTCGGCGACCATACCAAGCGCGATTATGTCCGCCAGGTCGCCGAGTTTATTGCCTTTCTCGGGTGGTCGCCGGATCAGGCCGAGCCGGAGGACCTGCGGCTCCACCAGCTACATCTGGCGAGCCTCGGTGCGAGCTATGCCCGCATGAACCTCGCCTGCACGGCGCTGCGCTTCTTCTTCCACATCACGCCGGGGGGGGGTTGGCGATCGCATGGCGCGCATCCCGACGCCTGA
- a CDS encoding type II toxin-antitoxin system TacA family antitoxin: MAQTQSSRDDRIELRTTRDEKRLLTAAAAHERLDLTSFIMRAALPAARDVVENAERISLSERDSLRVLDLLENPPAPTPALLAAARRRIARGGKGA; the protein is encoded by the coding sequence ATGGCCCAGACACAATCCAGTCGTGACGACCGCATCGAGTTGCGCACCACGCGCGACGAAAAGCGGCTTCTCACCGCCGCCGCTGCGCATGAGCGGCTGGACCTGACCAGCTTCATCATGCGCGCCGCCCTGCCGGCCGCGCGCGATGTGGTCGAGAACGCGGAACGCATCTCGCTTTCGGAGCGGGATTCCCTGCGCGTGCTCGACCTTCTGGAAAATCCGCCGGCCCCGACGCCAGCTCTGCTTGCCGCAGCGCGCCGCCGCATCGCCCGAGGCGGCAAGGGTGCTTGA